A region of the Littorina saxatilis isolate snail1 linkage group LG12, US_GU_Lsax_2.0, whole genome shotgun sequence genome:
GATGATTCAAAGAAGTCGTCGATTTCAAAGCCTGGTCTTCAAGCAACACACTTAGCAGAGAGATACAAAGCTGTTAGATTTTTAGAACTGTATCTCTTCCAGTTTTCTGTACTGTTGGATAGCTTGTTTTGGAACTGAACTGCTGGAGAGGTCTGTGGCTAACTACGCAAAGACTTTGCAGCGACGTGGCTGTCCTTTATCTGGGTATGAGTCAGATGTATGCGTATCTCATCGGGACGATTGACAACACAGTGCAGCAAATCGATTCAAACAGAAGGCGAGTGACGGCAATAACACACCAAGAGACAACCTCGGAGTGAAGGAGGAAAGGTAAGTTGTGTACATTTTAAAGGCGTTAAGCTCGCTTCCCGATCACTGAAGCTCGCTTTCCAAATACcacattcatgtgtgtgagtgtgtgtgtgtgtgtacttttgtgtgtgtgtgtttgtgtgtctgcctgcctgaCTGTCGGTCAGtctttctgtgtatgtgtgtttgtctttgaaTGGGAGCGCGAGTgtgaatatatatatgtgtgcgtgtgtcgtgtTTTATGCGAGTATGCGAGCGTATGCAAATAAGTCCGTGCGCGTGCTCGCGccatatgagtgtgtgtgtgtttgtcagtgtgtgtctgtgtgtgtgtgtgtgcacggtgtgtatgtatgtgtggacaggggggggggggtcgatggGCGTGACTTATTTTAACATTTCATTGCTTTTTGTCTAACCTTGTCCGCGTGTTGGTTATACGCACATATCCGCACATATATAACTGAAAATCACTATCACAGATGTTCTCTGTGAGCTAATCATTTTGCGGTCGAAAATAAACCCACCATACCGTCAGAACTAAAAcaggagagtgtgtgtgtgggggggagtgTAGGGTAATTGTGGGGGCTTCACATTCTGTTCGGTAAGTCTACCGCATATATTGCATGTTCAGGGGATGTAATTACCAGCAGTTCCCCTTTTGAAACAggtaaatgtaaaaagctgtTCTTCAACATCAGAGTCAGTGATAGGTGCGTTTGTGTTGGCTGGGCGCCATCAGAATTCCTTTTTACATGTACTCAATGTGTGACTTAATGTATTACGGTAGATTCGGTATGGAGAGGGAGGTGAGGGTATATGTCCGCGTGTGTACACAGCGGTTCCCCCATCACTGCCGccacagatcttcatgaaactcagACGTAAACTCTTCCAGATAATATCCACAGACATCCTTCTCATTTTATTCTAATAGATATCTTTGATGATCTCATATCCGCCCTCTAAagaaaagttgaggccgcactgtggtGACCGCATTTGTCAATCAAAAGCATTGcgttttttattaaacgatcttGGACCTTgttcggactatgggattgcatcgGAAAGAGCACTCGCCCCTTTCCCTTGAATTTATGAAAACGCTGAACACTGCTACCTAGAATAATAGACAAAAAGTATATTCTGATGGTGCAAAGTTTATGCAACTTGAATGTTAAAAAACCCAGTTACCTTAATTCATGTACAGAGGTGGATGACCATGGCGTGTGTGTACGGAGCGAGGACGGCGAACAACACGGCAGCCATCATGGAGCAGCAGGTGAAACGCAACCTGCCCACGCTGTCCAGGATTCTGGACCCCGAGCAACTCTTCCTCAACATTACGCACGTGCTGCACGACTTTGACGTGGTGAGCGGCACGCTGTCTTGTCCTGTTGACATTGAAATATAAGAGCTTATTATTAACGACCATTTGATAATTTCCAATTacgaaaaataacaagaagaaaaatacaATGTACTTCTTTGTTTACATAAAGGCGGCCTTAATGACGCGTGTGACCTTAAGTTGTCCCCAACAGTCTGACGATATGTTTCTTCCAAACTGGGTTCCCGTCTTGAGCCCTTGCACCATTTCGTGCTTTGTGTTGCTTTTTGTGTAAATTCGTGTTGGATTATTTATGCCAAATGTGGCACATAAAGGAAAAATTCTGCCAGGGATCAAGACGGAACCCAGCTTCGCAAAAACATCTCGTCAGACTGTTGGTGCCGTAGTAAGGGGGTCAACTTCAGACGTGTCAAACTGGCATTGATACTGAGCAATGAAGGGACGTAACCCAATATTCATTTTCTACTCGATTACTCCCCTTATTccttcagagtaaaggccatttTAGTGATCTTGAGTTCAAGATGTCATAACTTAAAACGCGTCCTTTAAATGCATCACACCCTCCAGCCAATCAGCGGTGACAGCGGACGACGCAGCATTCGAATTCTCAAAGCAAAACTAATCTTGTGAAGCCAGATTCGATGCTCGCCGAAATCTTTTGGGTTGTGCTGTGAGCTGTTTATGatgattaataaaaaataaaaaaagctaaCTGACCGAGAATGTTTTGGTTTATCATTGAAGATGTGTCTTAAATACAGCTCAGCGAATGTCTTGTGGACTTCTGAAGGTTTAATTAGTCAGAATACGGGTCAACAATCGACGCCTTAGATAGTACATCTTTAAGATATATACTTATCGCGAGAAGTACAGTAAGATATGATCATCACTGTTGCCAACAAAAGGTTGAAGCGCTAAGCCACCTCAAGCCATATATCATATACATTTTGTTGTTATCAAAAATGAAGATGGCCATATTTTCAAACTGAAATAACGTCCCATTTCAGCAAAAAATCGAGAAAAGTCTGAAACTAGACTATGCAGACCCCATGCTGGTGGTCCGCATCTACACAGTGTTAAAGAGACGTGAAAACTGGACAACCGTCTTCATCCAGGCTTTGACCATCATGCGGGAATACGAAGCCCTTCGCTTGCTGGGTAGGTACAGTCGAGACCGGATGTAAGAAAGTCGTCGGGACCCACTTTTagtctttcatacatccggtctttactaaatccggttaaccggatgtatgaaaatattgtggattgactttcatacatccggccacgcgtctgttacttgataaaagtaggttttttttcattatcatatcatttttgtatttatttgtttttttatgtttaaatgttttgatacatatccttgttagaagaaaagggttgtgaataacaagtggaaaagtacatgtacttacatacactgacacagtcaggaCAACCGATAGAAAGAGCAACTGTTTGTGTAAGAAACTATTCTGCTTTGCATAAGGCCGTGcactctccgcccccccccccccccccccgtccctctgtgtgtgtgtgtgtgcgcgcgtacgtgcgtgcgctcgcgcgcacgtgtgtgtgtgtgtgtgtgtgtgtgtggctcaactgtattgtgtgtattccctccacaacccttttgcgcttttgacaatgtttttggtcgtggaagctttgtaatgaccgttggcgtagcaaataacattttctgagttctctctctctctctccctctctctctctctctctctctctctctctctctctctctcactctccaaaacgcacacatttataacacacacacacacgcgcgcgcactgaatacaaaaaagtgagttaaacttaaaaccagtttaatggattaaaacaacaacaacataaaaaaaaactgagtcacacccacgaccaatgcctctggttctaattgtacaaaaaatgccttcctgggctattatggctcttcagtcatgacaaatttataacaggctaaaatgactgaatagacaaacaaaacagatgagttaaacataaaatcagtttaatggataaaatcaacaacaacaacaacaacaagaacacaaaaacaacaacaagaacataaaaacaacaacataaaatacaacaaaataaaatacaacaacataaaatacaacaacataaaaaaaaacataaaaagataacaactgattcacatccatgaccaatgtctctggttataaatgtaacaaaaatgccTTCTGGGCTTTTATGGGTCTTCGTGACGAATTtgtaacaggttaaaaaaaatgattgaatggagaaacaaattaaacagaacaactccttgacagctatagaatctggataaaaatcagttggtGGGGAAGTTTTCAGGCCATCCTCCTTTAGACTACCTTTGTGGACACCACCCGCTCAAAATGGCCACAGAGATTTCGGAGGTAAATGTTCTCCTCGGACCTGTCTACCCCATTTATCGGGAAAAAGGGTGGGTGTGGCAGCCATCCCCGCGAGCATTCGGAAGTGGCTGTGTACACCACAATGGTGGTTTGAAGGAGTGTGGCAGCCGCGAATATCTCTACATCCGAACCCCATGAACGGGGTCGGAGGGTGTTGTGAGCGAGATAATCACCTACATCTCCATCCACGTATGCAGAGAAAGCCTGGTGATTCCTGCACATGGTGTCGATTATTTTTTCTCGGACAACCATGTGCTGAGCCTGGCTACCACACAAATCAAGGCTTATGGCACGATACAGGCAGTTAGAAGGGAAATTACTCTTACCACACTTTGGTGACTtgggtctactttcgttttcttacaaccggtcttgcaacaacgcatttgtgctgctcgggaccagagatttgctttcatacaaccggacttttatacatccgattttcatacaaccggaaaattctaagtaataacaaagagtagcttctgccgggaccctgcctacccctttcatacatccagactttcatacatccggtgttttataCATCCGGTCTATACTGTAGTTGTTTCAAAAACTAGATAGCAGCCCATGTTTAATTATACGAACGCTTAGAATGCTGTCCTCTTCAAAAGGGCATTTCTTATGTTGTCTTGTGTTttatgtctgtctttcctttcgtccgtttgtttgttctttatttttctttctttctttctttgacaaagaacaaacaaatcAGTTACTTTTTTATCTTTTATGTGGACTGTACAATGGTTTGTGATCTGTTCCGATTGTTTACCACAGGCATTGACCACACAGAGCCACAGCCCGAAGAAAACATCAGGAGTGAGAAGCATCCCACAGTATGCGCACAACCCATCGCTGACCGATCATTCCCTCAACAAATGATACCGTCCTTTGGACAAAGCAGTTATCCGTGCTATAGCAGTCCACACCTCTCTCAGGCTCCCAAAGGCAACATTCCCAGCAGTCTGGAGTCCTCCCAACCGAGCAATTTGTCATTCTCCTGTACCCCAAGCGACAACAGTTATCTGCCAATCGTCGGACAGAAAGGTGCCATGGTCAACCCACATTTACTGAACAATGGAAGACTTTATAGCTGCGAGGAAAGCATGGTCCACATCTCCCAGACCGGGACGCATGGAAGGGTAGGCAACGAGCGAGGAGTCTCTCTGCCCAATGCTGGGCTTGGTAGACCTCAAGCTAATGTCAGACCCGATAGACTTCAATCTTATGCTGGACCCGGTATACCTAAATCCGCACAACAGTCTGGCGTCACCATGCAGGATCTGGCGAACAACTTTAAACAAAGCCTTCTGTATCCTGCCTACCCTCACAAACATCCGTCTGATGGACCAATACAAACAGAGCAGAGATGTTGTGAGCGCGGCAGACACATGGATCAGCCGAACACAACCAACGGAACCTCTGACCCTGGGCCAATCACTTCATTTGCCCCTACCGGCACACTGCCCACAACATCACAGGTGCACCCTCGTGACTTCTCGCCCAATATCGTCCAGTCAATTGATGACAACATGGACAGTGGGCTTGCGTCTGAAGACTTCCCAAGAAGGTCCATGGAGCAGAAAGAAGACAATATTGGCAACAATCTTTCTGAAGAAAGGAGTCGCCAAGGGAAGACAAACAGCACCGCAGACATGAAGACAAGTGACGGAGAgctgcagacagacacagaccttTTGACTGACGACGCCCAGCCTGAGCAAGAAGAGGACGGAGTCTCCGAAGCAGCAGAGAGAGGAAGAGCTCATAACGTCAGGCAGCCCAGTATTTCTCAAGTTCGTAGCTCGCACTTACCATCAGAATGTCAGTGGCCACATTCTCCTCCTGTCGTGCATATCATTATCCACAAGCTGATCGCTAACGTCGCCCAGTTCAGTCAGGACGGTCACGTCAACATGTCAGCACAGGAAACCCACGCGCACCCCACTCCTGGGCCAGTTCCTCAAGAGGAAGGCAGGTCAAGGCTTCAAGCAGAAAGCTGTTCAGCGCAGCGCTTGGCATACCCAAGAACCAGCGACCCAAACACACCCTCAACCCCTTCCCATCCACCCTCCTCAAACCCGCGCCAAGATACTGCGATCAAAACTGTCCGAGAATCGCCTACAGTAGGAAACAGAGCACCATCAGGCTCTGAGAGAGAATCGTTGCTTCAACAGGAAACTCAGCAGGAAGGCTTGACCGAGCAGTCTGGCTTTACCCGTCGCTCTGACCTGTCGGCCCTGACTGCATATCACCAAACTCAGCTGAAGATGGGATGGGAGAGGGAAGAAGTAGGCCTAACGTCACGTGACCGCCAGCCAAATGCACAGATGCCCGGGGAGAGGACAGAGACACGCCCAGAGCAGTACCAACTTCAGAGTTCCCCTGACCTGTCTACCTTCTGTTCAGCCCCAGCTTACCACGAGACTGAGCCTAAGGTTATCTCTgacgatgaagatgatgatgaaaaagTCCCCTATCACGAAAGAACGGACTACACTATGCTTGATACAAGGTTGACAAAAAGCAACCAGGCGAAAGCTGATAGCCATGAGACCTACCCAAAAAAACGTTCTCTGCAGGAGACAGACGTGACATATGTCAAAGAATGTGATCGTCGTCAGACCAGGAACATGTCAGACtggcagagagagacaacgcTGGCCTATGAGACAGAGCCACAGGAGACTAAGGCTGCTGAATGCGACATTCACCAGAGTCATCCCAATACATGTTCACAGGAGGAATACAAGACTGCAGACCATCAGACGACCCCTAAGGAAATTCTGGATGAAGAATATGATTATCATCAGAACCAGAAAGGGGATGGTTGGACACaagaaacagacattttttatgAAGCTCAAACTGCCAACAACGCAGAATCAGGAGATGCAGAGATGTATCACAAGATTGGACTACTGAAATCCACAAAGAATGCTGAAAATCAGACTGACCTACAAAGAAGAAGGGCGACAGAAAACAGTGCTCTGGAACAAGCTCCTACCAACCAGCAAACTCAGTTTCAGATGTACAGTCACGGATCTCCGGCAAGTACTACAGGTGCCAAAACAGAAGGGAGGTCAAGGGAAAATGACGGGGTCAATGTCTTCGATCAGATGAAAGAAACAGCTGGCTGGCAGACAAAACATCTACAGAAGAACGGTGGACAAATTGCTAAGGAGACTCTCCAACCAGTTCAAAGAAGAGATCCGTCCTCGGGAATCTACGGACGAAACCCCACCGTAGCCAGTTTGGGGGTAGAGGAAAGCAGCTCACCCAGCCAGGCTGGGCCAAGAAATCCCACCAAACCAACGCAGTTTGGGAAGACAGGAGACCCCATGCAAGGTAATATCCCTGCTGTCATCCTTGTACCTACACGTGCTCCATTTCCTCCTTCCTCTTCCTCGCTCTCACCAGCTGATTTCGAGCCACGGCCACTTTTGGGTCCTGATTCCCTAGAT
Encoded here:
- the LOC138982787 gene encoding uncharacterized protein; translation: MTMACVYGARTANNTAAIMEQQVKRNLPTLSRILDPEQLFLNITHVLHDFDVQKIEKSLKLDYADPMLVVRIYTVLKRRENWTTVFIQALTIMREYEALRLLGIDHTEPQPEENIRSEKHPTVCAQPIADRSFPQQMIPSFGQSSYPCYSSPHLSQAPKGNIPSSLESSQPSNLSFSCTPSDNSYLPIVGQKGAMVNPHLLNNGRLYSCEESMVHISQTGTHGRVGNERGVSLPNAGLGRPQANVRPDRLQSYAGPGIPKSAQQSGVTMQDLANNFKQSLLYPAYPHKHPSDGPIQTEQRCCERGRHMDQPNTTNGTSDPGPITSFAPTGTLPTTSQVHPRDFSPNIVQSIDDNMDSGLASEDFPRRSMEQKEDNIGNNLSEERSRQGKTNSTADMKTSDGELQTDTDLLTDDAQPEQEEDGVSEAAERGRAHNVRQPSISQVRSSHLPSECQWPHSPPVVHIIIHKLIANVAQFSQDGHVNMSAQETHAHPTPGPVPQEEGRSRLQAESCSAQRLAYPRTSDPNTPSTPSHPPSSNPRQDTAIKTVRESPTVGNRAPSGSERESLLQQETQQEGLTEQSGFTRRSDLSALTAYHQTQLKMGWEREEVGLTSRDRQPNAQMPGERTETRPEQYQLQSSPDLSTFCSAPAYHETEPKVISDDEDDDEKVPYHERTDYTMLDTRLTKSNQAKADSHETYPKKRSLQETDVTYVKECDRRQTRNMSDWQRETTLAYETEPQETKAAECDIHQSHPNTCSQEEYKTADHQTTPKEILDEEYDYHQNQKGDGWTQETDIFYEAQTANNAESGDAEMYHKIGLLKSTKNAENQTDLQRRRATENSALEQAPTNQQTQFQMYSHGSPASTTGAKTEGRSRENDGVNVFDQMKETAGWQTKHLQKNGGQIAKETLQPVQRRDPSSGIYGRNPTVASLGVEESSSPSQAGPRNPTKPTQFGKTGDPMQGNIPAVILVPTRAPFPPSSSSLSPADFEPRPLLGPDSLDRLERQENAVLELPSFEISLEASGVEDGCEDDPVAQQG